A section of the Triticum dicoccoides isolate Atlit2015 ecotype Zavitan chromosome 7A, WEW_v2.0, whole genome shotgun sequence genome encodes:
- the LOC119334496 gene encoding cysteine-rich receptor-like protein kinase 25, translated as MPPDKTFNNEVQNIMALKHENVVELVGFCWETQKKLVQFDGRYIQADITESVLCYEYLPNGSLQQNLFGTKTVEAVSSAEPVIDWATRFKIIKGICQGLLFLHKLDIPIIHMDLKPENILLDENMVPKIADFGLSRVFGQEQTRLYTQTVVGSYGYMAPEYLYRGEISAQSDIYSLGLLILEISTGEQNCKDKNQPSARNFIDKVRKDWTLEHIASKYASLDTDGLHQVKICIELGLKCAEIDRRVRPPIEEIVDTLNGLRANEMANEVPHASPVSKKMGFLGGFKKK; from the exons ATGCCGCCTGACAAGACATTCAATAACGAGGTTCAGAACATTATGGCGCTCAAACACGAAAACGTAGTTGAGTTGGTTGGATTCTGCTGGGAAACACAGAAGAAACTGGTGCAGTTCGATGGAAGGTATATTCAGGCAGACATCACTGAAAGTGTACTCTGCTATGAGTATTTACCTAATGGGAGCCTTCAACAGAATCTTTTCG GAACGAAAACAGTTGAGGCTGTCTCTTCAGCTGAACCTGTTATCGATTGGGCCACACGATTCAAGATAATCAAGGGAATTTGCCAGGGTTTACTATTTCTACACAAGTTGGATATTCCCATCATCCATATGGATCTCAAGCCTGAAAATATATTGTTAGATGAAAATATGGTTCCAAAGATTGCTGATTTTGGACTCTCGAGGGTCTTTGGCCAAGAACAAACCCGATTGTACACACAAACAGTTGTGGGATCATA TGGGTACATGGCTCCAGAATATCTATACAGAGGTGAAATTTCGGCCCAGTCAGACATATATAGTTTAGGCTTATTAATACTCGAGATCAGTACCGGAGAGCAAAactgcaaagacaaaaaccaacccTCAGCAAGAAACTTTATTGATAAA GTACGCAAAGATTGGACACTGGAGCACATAGCATCGAAGTATGCATCCTTAGATACAGATGGCCTCCATCAAGTTAAAATATGCATTGAACTTGGGCTAAAATGTGCTGAGATTGATCGGCGAGTCAGGCCTCCCATAGAAGAAATTGTTGACACGCTCAACGGACTACGTGCAAACGAAATGGCAAACGAG GTCCCTCATGCATCTCCAGTTAGCAAGAAGATGGGTTTTCTAGGTGGTTTCAAGAAGAAATAA